The following proteins come from a genomic window of Candidatus Krumholzibacteriia bacterium:
- a CDS encoding tetratricopeptide repeat protein codes for MRAGFWVFVGLLLSVPLHLGVRTLRSHRSPATASTPQFVGSNRCAACHAPQFAAWRHSHHGLAMQAAADSTVRGDFANAEFSAGGKTTRFSRQGDKFHVRTEGPDGATQDYEVTYTFGVEPLQQYLVPFPGGRLQCLLVAWDTERRRWFALPHQDVATSDWLHWTRPGQSWNTMCVECHSTGVQKRYDPETATFRTTWSEMMVGCEACHGPASLHVAWAEKPPAARPVAADAALVTRTSGLGHRELVNLCAPCHTRRSQWKDMVRPGEDPLDLFYPTLLSPGVFHPDGQILEEDYEVHSFLQSKMYASGVQCTDCHDAHTGKTLAQGNELCARCHRADTYDSPSHHFHPSPRDGATHPGAQCTSCHMPGQTYMGVHFRRDHSMRVPRPDLSASLGTPNACAGCHADKTQSWMLEKYDEWYGKTRKPHYGTILAAGQANPTAAAGALAALARDRLHPAIVRATALDLLASAADTVVSATLTAALRDADALVRRTAANRFAASEPARFARALVPLLRDPVRGVRMEAAARLAELPPGTLVADDLQAQTGALDEYVAAQNYLADMPSGPYNLANLAVAQGKLEEAEKQYRRALAIDEQFYLAAVNLALLLNRQGRNEEAVLLLESVHRAHPDFAEVAFDLGLLQAERGKPEEAKTALRAALRADSSLAPAAYNLAVLVGEAQPAEAAALCRQAAAQRPAEPRYAYTQGFYAWRAGATQEAVQVLEKLLQRAPLYGDAVLLLREIYTRMGRDAEARALVTRTLQQPGLPAPLRQSLEAEPEAGSRAAPPGAPSSPPRLGAPSP; via the coding sequence GTGCGCGCCGGATTCTGGGTGTTCGTCGGGCTCCTTCTCTCGGTTCCACTGCATCTCGGTGTGCGGACGCTGCGCTCGCACCGGTCCCCGGCCACCGCATCGACCCCGCAGTTCGTGGGCAGCAACCGTTGCGCCGCTTGCCACGCCCCGCAGTTCGCGGCCTGGCGCCACTCGCACCACGGACTCGCCATGCAAGCCGCGGCGGACAGCACGGTGCGCGGCGATTTCGCCAACGCCGAGTTCAGCGCCGGCGGCAAGACGACGCGCTTCTCCCGCCAGGGCGACAAGTTCCACGTCCGCACCGAAGGGCCCGACGGCGCCACGCAAGATTACGAAGTGACCTACACTTTCGGCGTCGAGCCCTTGCAACAATACCTGGTGCCATTTCCCGGCGGACGCTTGCAGTGCCTGCTCGTCGCCTGGGACACCGAGCGCCGGCGCTGGTTCGCTCTGCCGCATCAAGACGTGGCGACCTCGGATTGGCTGCACTGGACGCGCCCCGGCCAGAGCTGGAACACGATGTGCGTCGAGTGCCACTCCACCGGCGTGCAGAAACGCTACGATCCGGAGACCGCGACGTTTCGCACTACTTGGTCGGAGATGATGGTGGGTTGCGAGGCCTGTCATGGCCCGGCGTCGTTGCACGTCGCCTGGGCGGAGAAACCGCCCGCAGCGCGCCCGGTCGCCGCCGATGCCGCCCTGGTGACGCGCACCTCGGGCCTCGGCCACCGCGAGCTCGTGAACCTCTGCGCCCCGTGCCACACGCGGCGCTCCCAGTGGAAGGACATGGTGCGCCCCGGCGAGGACCCCCTCGATCTCTTCTACCCGACGCTACTCTCGCCGGGCGTCTTCCATCCCGACGGCCAGATCCTGGAAGAGGACTACGAGGTCCATTCCTTCCTGCAGAGCAAGATGTACGCGAGCGGGGTCCAGTGCACCGACTGCCACGATGCGCACACGGGCAAGACCCTGGCGCAGGGCAACGAGCTCTGCGCCCGCTGCCACCGGGCCGATACCTACGACAGCCCGAGCCATCACTTCCATCCGAGCCCACGAGACGGCGCGACCCATCCCGGGGCGCAATGCACCTCCTGTCACATGCCCGGGCAGACCTACATGGGCGTGCACTTCCGCCGGGATCACAGCATGCGCGTGCCGCGGCCTGATCTCTCAGCGAGCCTTGGCACCCCCAACGCCTGCGCCGGCTGCCACGCCGACAAGACGCAGAGTTGGATGCTCGAGAAGTACGACGAGTGGTACGGGAAGACGCGCAAGCCGCACTACGGCACCATCCTCGCCGCCGGGCAGGCGAATCCCACCGCCGCCGCGGGCGCGCTCGCCGCCCTCGCTCGCGACCGCCTGCACCCTGCCATCGTCCGCGCCACGGCGCTCGACTTGCTGGCGAGCGCCGCGGACACCGTCGTCAGCGCCACGCTCACGGCGGCGCTGCGGGACGCCGACGCCCTCGTCCGGCGCACTGCCGCCAACCGGTTCGCGGCGAGCGAGCCGGCACGCTTCGCCCGCGCCCTGGTGCCGCTGCTGCGCGACCCCGTGCGCGGCGTGCGCATGGAGGCAGCAGCGCGCTTGGCCGAGCTGCCGCCGGGAACGCTCGTGGCCGACGACCTCCAGGCGCAGACGGGCGCCCTCGACGAATACGTCGCCGCGCAGAACTATCTCGCCGACATGCCGTCCGGGCCCTACAACCTGGCGAACCTGGCGGTGGCTCAAGGGAAGCTCGAGGAGGCGGAGAAGCAGTACCGGCGCGCTTTGGCCATCGACGAGCAGTTCTATCTCGCCGCCGTCAATCTGGCGCTTCTCCTCAACCGACAGGGACGCAACGAGGAGGCAGTGCTGCTCCTGGAGAGTGTGCACCGCGCTCATCCCGACTTCGCCGAAGTCGCTTTCGACCTGGGTCTGTTGCAGGCGGAGCGCGGCAAGCCGGAGGAAGCGAAGACGGCCTTGCGTGCCGCGCTGCGCGCCGATTCGAGCCTGGCGCCTGCGGCCTACAACCTGGCGGTGCTGGTGGGTGAGGCGCAGCCGGCGGAAGCCGCCGCGCTCTGCCGGCAAGCGGCGGCGCAGCGCCCCGCCGAGCCGCGTTATGCCTACACCCAGGGGTTCTACGCCTGGCGCGCCGGCGCGACGCAGGAAGCCGTCCAGGTCCTGGAGAAGCTGCTGCAGCGCGCGCCATTGTATGGTGACGCCGTGCTCTTGCTGCGCGAGATCTACACCCGGATGGGACGGGATGCCGAGGCCAGGGCACTCGTCACGAGGACGCTGCAGCAACCGGGATTGCCCGCACCGCTGCGACAGAGCTTGGAGGCCGAGCCGGAAGCAGGATCCAGAGCGGCGCCGCCCGGAGCTCCATCGTCGCCGCCTCGGCTCGGCGCCCCGTCACCTTGA
- a CDS encoding DinB family protein: MAEGKAAKRPKPKLRSRRTRAPRAPEGGEAWIAAWRTNHRVTTYLIENLPPELWSKTVPGAPRRTVRMIAAHIHNARCMWIKMLGARHGVVVPRNVDGRRVRPAELTRALARSSEGFIDLIRLGMARGGAVPPAAWQNFPTDLAHFLTYFVAHEAHHRGQLCLLARQWGHRLPVAVTAGLWQWKKRARE; this comes from the coding sequence ATGGCGGAAGGCAAAGCGGCAAAGCGCCCGAAGCCGAAGCTTCGCTCCAGGCGAACGAGGGCGCCGCGAGCTCCGGAGGGCGGCGAGGCGTGGATCGCCGCCTGGCGCACGAACCACCGCGTCACCACCTATCTCATCGAGAATCTCCCGCCCGAGTTGTGGTCGAAGACCGTTCCCGGCGCTCCGCGCCGCACGGTGCGGATGATCGCGGCCCACATCCACAATGCCCGCTGCATGTGGATCAAGATGCTGGGCGCGCGCCATGGGGTGGTGGTACCCAGGAACGTGGATGGACGCCGGGTTCGGCCGGCGGAGTTGACTCGGGCGCTCGCCCGCAGCAGTGAAGGCTTCATCGACTTGATCCGACTCGGCATGGCGCGGGGTGGCGCGGTTCCCCCGGCCGCGTGGCAGAACTTTCCGACCGATCTCGCACACTTCCTCACCTACTTCGTGGCCCACGAGGCGCACCACCGTGGGCAGCTGTGCCTGCTGGCACGGCAATGGGGGCACCGCCTGCCCGTAGCGGTCACGGCCGGGCTCTGGCAGTGGAAGAAGCGAGCCCGCGAATGA
- a CDS encoding pyridoxal-dependent decarboxylase: protein MTPEEFRLQGRAVVDWVADYFERVAAYPALSRAAPGEIRAGLPAAPPEHGEAFANILADVETKILPGITHWQSPSFFAFFPANVSGPAILGELLASGLGVQGMLWATSPACTELETHVLDWVVDMLGLPPRFKSSGSGGGVIQDTASSATLCALLAARERATGGESNRRGGDGRLVAYASTQAHSSVEKAARIAGLGSEKLRLVEVDERFALRPEALERRVAADRALGLVPFFVCATVGTTSSNAIDPVQAIGRLCAREGLWLHVDAAMSGTAALCPEFRGIHAGLEHADSYCFNPHKWMLTNFDCDCFYVADRASLIGALGILPEYLRNQATASGQVIDYRDWHVPLGRRFRALKLWFVIRWYGVEGLRRHVRHTVHLAQEFARWVAADPRFECVVPPPLNLVCFRLRSSDAVNQELLERLNRSGELYLTHTRLDDRTVLRFCVGQPQTEERHVREAWQRIQEEAALVQPSC, encoded by the coding sequence ATGACGCCCGAGGAGTTCCGCCTGCAAGGACGCGCCGTCGTCGATTGGGTCGCCGACTACTTCGAGCGCGTCGCCGCTTATCCGGCGCTCTCCCGGGCGGCTCCGGGAGAGATCCGCGCCGGTCTGCCGGCGGCGCCCCCGGAGCACGGCGAGGCCTTTGCGAACATCCTGGCCGATGTGGAGACGAAGATCCTTCCCGGCATCACCCACTGGCAGTCGCCGAGTTTCTTCGCCTTCTTCCCCGCCAACGTCTCCGGCCCCGCCATTCTCGGCGAGCTGCTGGCCTCCGGGCTCGGCGTGCAGGGAATGCTGTGGGCCACGAGTCCGGCCTGTACGGAGTTGGAGACCCATGTCCTCGACTGGGTCGTGGACATGCTCGGCTTGCCGCCGCGCTTCAAGTCCAGCGGCTCCGGCGGCGGCGTGATCCAGGACACGGCCTCGAGCGCCACGCTCTGCGCCTTGCTCGCCGCCCGGGAGCGCGCCACCGGCGGCGAGAGCAACCGGCGCGGCGGCGATGGCCGTCTGGTGGCCTATGCCTCCACGCAGGCGCATTCGTCGGTAGAGAAGGCGGCGCGCATCGCCGGCCTGGGAAGCGAGAAGCTGCGGCTGGTGGAAGTGGACGAGCGCTTCGCTCTGCGGCCGGAGGCGCTGGAGCGGCGCGTCGCCGCCGACCGTGCCCTGGGTCTCGTGCCTTTCTTCGTCTGCGCCACCGTGGGGACGACCTCCTCCAACGCCATCGACCCGGTGCAGGCGATCGGCCGTCTCTGCGCCCGCGAGGGCCTGTGGCTGCACGTGGACGCGGCGATGTCGGGGACGGCGGCGCTCTGTCCCGAGTTCCGCGGCATCCACGCCGGTCTCGAGCACGCCGACAGCTACTGCTTCAATCCGCACAAATGGATGCTGACCAACTTCGACTGCGATTGCTTCTACGTCGCGGACCGCGCCAGCCTGATCGGGGCTCTCGGCATCCTGCCGGAGTATCTGCGCAACCAGGCCACCGCCTCCGGACAGGTCATCGACTACCGCGACTGGCACGTGCCGCTCGGGCGGCGCTTCCGGGCCCTCAAGCTCTGGTTCGTGATCCGCTGGTACGGCGTCGAGGGGTTGCGCCGGCACGTGCGGCACACCGTGCATCTGGCGCAGGAATTCGCGCGCTGGGTGGCTGCGGACCCGCGTTTCGAGTGCGTCGTCCCGCCGCCGCTCAACCTGGTGTGCTTCCGCCTGCGCAGTAGCGATGCGGTCAACCAGGAGCTGCTCGAGCGCTTGAACCGGAGCGGGGAGCTCTACCTCACCCACACCCGCCTCGACGACCGCACGGTGCTCCGCTTCTGTGTCGGCCAGCCGCAGACGGAAGAGCGCCACGTGCGTGAGGCCTGGCAGCGCATCCAGGAAGAAGCGGCCCTCGTGCAACCCTCCTGCTGA